GTGCTGATTGGTTGGCTGGCGGTGTCCCCTTCACCGGGAACCAGCGTTCACCTTACCGACGGTAAATCACCGGTTACCGGTGATTTTTACCGTTACCGCTACTTGGCGGCAACATTTACCGGTAGCGGCAACCAGTGTTTTccgattcaaaatttaaaaatacaaaagtaaaaaaaaacggTTACCGCTACAGTAAAAATGGTAAAATCTACAGTGCAAAAAGTAAGGTGAACCCTGCCGGGAACCCTCTAATCGTACTCCATTTCTCTAATCTCCTTGGCTCCCTGCACACTGCTGCCTGTCACATGTGACAATATAAGGGCAGTCCCACACCAAACTCTACCATGAAGTCTAAGTATATTTATAGTCTTCTATTTATAGCTTTTTTTACTGATGTGGCACCCTAATTATtgaagagagaaggaaaaaacAAGACTTGGTTTCTAGATAAGATCTCAAGTCTACGCACTCTTTAATGCCCAAGAAATCAGGGAGACTTGCATTGTGAGGGGGCATGGAGTCCATAGATCTTGTGatggaaaaaaataataaataatgttATGTATAGAAACTACTATTACACATTTTGCATTGAGAAATATAGTTTCTTGTGATGAAGTTTTTGAGACTTAAAACTCTACAAGTGGAGTCTCCATTGACACTACCCTAATAGTACAACGGCAGCTACTACAATAGCAGCAGCATCACGATTATTTGAGTTCATGTTTGTGTATTGCTGCTATTGCTGGGCCCACCCTACCCCATGCCGGCTACTGTAGTGTAGTATCCCTCGATGCTCAAGGCCAAGAACCACAATTTGCAACTTGCGGCTGTGAGGCTGCGCGTGGGCCCCCCAAGTGGGCAGGGGGCGCGGAAGCTGCATGCAATCCAACACAAGCAAAGTGGGGCGCTGCTGCGTGCCTTTCGACTTGCCTTTTGCTTTCTCTGCTCGCCTCACTGTCTTTTAGTCTCTTTTTTCCCACTCTATAGGAAATGGCAACATACAGTAATGCGTTGTACAGTAGTACTACAAGCTACCAGAACTAAAACTTTGTGTCGTGCCTCTTGCAACTTTACTAGTATTATTTAGTACAGGAGATGGAGATCTTGCCATCGTGCTATATGGACATGACTGGGGGAACGGTGTCTCAAACTCTCAACAAACCGGTGCCGAGTACCAACAACCAAGGACACAGCACCTGCGGGCTGTGGCTGTGGCTGTGGCTGTGGCTGTGGGCGCGCCGAGGATCCGGGGTCCAGGCGGTGGCGGGCTGTCGGCCGGTCACTGGCGGCATGGTACCGCGGGGCCGAGTGCTCTCGGCGTTGCCGATCCGCGATTGGGCGGGGAGGTCGCGGTCGCGTCGACGCCGTGGCGCTTTCGGGCATCTCGCCCTTGCTTTCTCGCGCCGGACGGATCCGGAGCGTATCATTATGGAAAGAGACTGAAAGAGAGGGCGAGCACCTTGCAGCTAGTAGCTTCAATCCGCGGGCTCACAATAAGCAAGATGGAAAAGTTGCAAAACATGAAGATGCTTGCTGTGCAAGGGTGCACTCAGCATCATCACGGGTGTTTTGAAAATCACTTGAATTCGGACCGTTTCCTCGCCAGACATGCTCTAGGTTGGTCCGCTCCAGTTGCATCAATCAACTTTACCGAAACGTGCTCTGTCGGATTCGGCCAGATCGAACTTGTATGTTTGCAAGCACTGTACTAGTACGACAGCACTAGAGCcgggaagaaaaaagaagattaaaacccttggaagctaATGCTGCTGTTGCCTGCTAGTGCACAATGATGCTAGGCCCTTTCCTCCGCCTCTAATCCATGGcgctcagctcagctcagcaCGCGCCCCCGTCGAAAGCCGGCCACCTCGCCTCCTTTTTTCTCCACAACGAGGGGCATCTACGGCTAGATTTGGTGGAAAGAGCTTAGATCAGCCCAAGCAGGCAGGTAGAGAGCTTCGCGCATGCGCGGGCGGGCATAAACAACCGCGCGTCACCACCGACCAGCGGAGTCTATTGGCACCCGGATCACCGGTCCCCTGGCAAGGTGTAGTTTCCCGGCAGGAGGCCGCGGGTAGTTTACTTCCCCCCACTGCGATCAGAATACTCGTCGGCTCCAATCTCCGTGCCAATCAGCTCAGTTGCTTGATCACAAGACAAGGGCAACTGCTGCTGCAAAAGCGCACTGCCCAAGAACGTGCAACCTTTCACAAAGAACATGCGAGCATGGCAGGGCGCGTTCAGCTGACTCACACTTTACGCGAGGCGCCAAGCCGGCAAGCCCAATTATCGCCGGCGTTGCAAAGCTCTGCACGCTgccaaggaggaggcggagcaaACAGACCCCCTCGGGGAAAAAGAACAGACAGGTCAAGATCGGCCGCCTCTCCCTGGCGGTCAGATCAGACGGCAACGGAGCACCAACTgaactggccgccgccgccgccgcgacgtcaTGGGCGAGACGAGATGccctgccgctgccggccgggGGGCACCCGTCGCTATCGCCGAACAGGCCGGGCGGCGGTCAGTGGCGGTTGGCGCCCAGTTGCCGCTGGCTTCTTCCGGGAGCTGCTGGTACTGGGACTAGTGACTCCAACTCTGCGTAAGGGCCGTCCGAATCGGCAGCTAGCACTAGCAGGGTCGTTGAACCAAGCAGCAGGTAAGGCAGCCATCGCCGTAGCCCGGGGACCGGCCTCCCCAGCTGCAACAATCATTACAGATTCACAATTACAATACGTGCCTGTGCAGTTGTATCTAGCAAGCCATGGATTCTTGTTAAGCGCTCCTTCCCAGGTAACGGATAGAGCCGGGCCGTGCCCTGCGACTTGTAAAACTTGGATCGTGTCACGTATGCTGGTTGTTTGTGCAAGGGGGAATGGAAAGAGGGACCATCCGATAGTTTGGTTTTGTTTTTCGGTACGCACaagttgaaagttgaaactgGGGTGCTGCACATGCATGACGCCAGGAGGGAGAGGATGCATAGACCAATAATAATGGGCACATGCCACGAGACTGCAAGTATGATGAACACTGGGGAGGAAagaaaaaagtgaaaaacaacGCCGAAAATCAGCAACCTGACGGTTCAGGCCTTCAGGGAGTAGCAAATCATCTAGTACCAGTTCAGAGTACCCTTTGTGTGATCCTACTCTTTTCCTCCACGCGAAACAGATATAGGGTCCAATAGTAGGATGGGCACTACACATGAATGAATACTACGATACACAGATCCTTGCTGATATATCTTGGACATCGTTGTCGTCAGAGGTTAACAATCTACCTTTGATTTATACAAAGTTGGAAAACTATATTTTGTCCAAATTTGAAGGATGACAGCTATCACATCGATGTACATGTATCTTGCACTTGCAGATTCGTCTCTATGAGGTGACCCGCTGGTGAAGTGAAAGATCTTTCCCATTGGTCGCCCAGTCACGAAATAGCCTCTTAACTTCTGAAGCTTATCAACTCGGGTGTTTAGTGCCCCCCATTCAACAGATGGACACGCCTTAGGTTCGTTTCATGCAGGGATCTGATGATTGGACCAGACCACAGATCAGATCATCGTGGTGCCCTGTCACAGGTCTTCGTACATTCACTGAGCACAAGTCACCTCATGTTCATTCGCATTGATTTACCAGATACTGTGCTTCCTATGACCCTGAAGTAGGTGGAATTTCGTTTTCATTCCCACCTTTGTTACTTCCTATTCCTTTTTTACTATTGCTTCAATTTTCATTTATCCTTATCACTTCGTATGAATAGCACTTTAAGCACCTCATGAACGTCAAGTCTCTATGGAAAGTTCATACTTCCTATTCTATTCAGGAAAAGcggatggcaaaaaaaaaaattcactgcTGAAAACGAAAGTAGACGGCCGTATATATTCCACATCACTACCCGTATTTGTTTTTTCAGAATCCGGACATGTCCCAAGTGACCTCAGTAGATGGCAGGACAAATTACATTTACTTAATATGACCCCGGCCTAAGTAATCTTGTGAGAAACCTGTCACAAGAAGCTCCACTACACATCTTAGTCCTCAGTCCTCACCGCCATTAGGTTCACGACAAGAACTACAAAACTGTTGGAGCGTGGATGCTCAACTACAGGTAGAAGGTTCTTAAAATTATACCTTTTTTAGAGAACAATGGCGGGTGCTCTGCCTTTTCATTATAGGAGACAGCAGCAGAAAAACGTACAGGGTCATGGCCTAGACCCTGAGCTAGTCTGCgatagaaaaaaggaaaaaaaaaaacaggcggCCCGAAGCGGCAAAGCGGCCCAGCACGGACACCTTCCATGAAGAAAGCCATGTTACACAATATATACGGCAGTCTACTTCCGTTTGTAAGAGTACCCTTTGTGTGATCCTACTCTTTTGCGTAAGAGTCATTCTAACTGCTAGAAGAAGTAAAAGGTGACTAAATGGTATTGACAACATTGCTATGGCCGCAGGATAGTATGACATAGGCAACAGCAGTAGCATATTTTCATGTACCACTTCTCCAGACTGTTTTCTTTCATTTAGATGCCGTCCACTGTTGTGTACAGGACATATGCCTGCAAATCAGTTGAGGTATGTGATGCGTGTACAATGTGCCTACTGGTTATGTACAGGACATATGCCTGCAAATCAGAAGAGCCTCGGCTTCAAACGTATTTCCAGAAAGTGCCAGCACCGACCTACAAGATGACCGTGTCATGGAAAATAGATCAACGTCGAAGAATTTTATTGCTCTAAAGCCTTCCTAACGAGCTCTGTTACAGGAATCCATTTTGCAGTGCTTTGATCTTTTACCATCATATGGGACTCTGATTCTAAATGAATGAGTTAAGTGCTTAAAGACGTTATTCAGAGCAACTGTTAGTTCTCTATAATTCTACCTCCAATGTATATCACCCCTGACCTCTAATCTGTTGATATGCACCAATCCTTGCTCCTCCGTGTTCATAGTTTCCATCTACAAAAATTGTAATGAACAAAGCAACACTAACTAATCAAGGAAACTAGTAATATGAAACTGAAGGAAGCCAAATTAGTGCACTCATGTTGAAAGGTGATTGAAGGAGAAACTAAAATCTAGGAGAAGAAGATAATGTTTTAACGCATTACAATGCATACTGCCACATGATATTATTTCCCTTCAAGCAAATAGTCAATGGTACATAGTATATAACAACATCACAAAGTTTCAAATGTATAACCAAATAAATGATAAGACTATGCTGAATCATCATCAGTTTGAAACATTTTCAACCCATATCCAACAGGGAATAACGGGTCATAGTTAGCATCTCCAGCATTTATTGGCAACTGCTCAACGGACCTATACCAAGTCACAGGCAATGTGCCGACAAAATCGTGATCCCCAAAGAGGCAATCAGTAATTCCCATACCCTCACTTCCAGGCAGCCAGGCAGCAACTAGAGCTTCTATCTTCTCCAGAACATGTGACTCAATAACCAATGGCCTGCCAGAGATAACAACAACTAGTGTAGGGATTTTACTTGTCACATGGGAGATAAGCTCAGAGCCATTAAACGGAATACTAAGGTCAGTTCTGTCTCCTGTCCATTCAGCATATGGAACCTCTCCAACAACAACTACTGCATAGGAAAAATCCCCATTCTCAATCGTGGCTTCTGTTGGGCATTTCTCATACACAACTTCAGTTTGCACTCCCAACGATTCTTGTATGGCCTCCAATATGCTTGTACCTGTCCGTTTAGAAAGCATAAATAGCTAATcttgaagaaaaaaatagcaGACTTGCACTGCTTTcatataataaaactaaatgctcctttgataaaaaaaaatcatatgaaaGCAGAGGTCTGATTTcataaaagtctgattttcaccctcgaactattgtaaaagtctgattttcaaccttcaactacaaaacaggacaacataggccatccaactgtcaaaactaggcaaatttggcccttggggtggttttgaaggtagttttgcattttctaaaaaaattaaataaatctaattatatCTAAagaatcaaaactaattcactttaaatcagaaaaatatgaaactagtaccaaaatttttctaaaaatgtaaccgatctattattgctccatttgaatcttagttattaaaaataatcgGCATAACtccaagcaaccaaatattatgaacataaaaaaaattagatctgaatagctcacaagtcatgtgacaatagataggttacatttttagaaaacttttgacacccatttcataattttttgacttacAATGAATTACTAataaattttttagtgtaaaattaaatattttgaattctcacaaaatggaaaaccaccttcaaaaccaccccagggccaaatttgcccggttttgacagttggatggcctatgttgtccagtttcgtagttgaaggttgaaaatcggacttttgcgatagttggagggtgtaaaccggacttttTCCTTTATTCAATGGAAAGATTGTTTTTCAGAGCAACAAGTTACTATTTCCTTTCACCATGATAGTTGAAACTTGAAAGTGCTATATGAATTATCAAGAACCAGTTAACAACTAGAGTTCCCAAGCGTCAAGGGGCAAATGGTTTCTTCAGGACCAAGGTTATTCACCCGAAACAATGACCATTCTTCAGGATACCCGTGCTAGTTCAAACTTTGGACCAGTGACAACACTATGAAGCCTTCTGCCTATCTTTGAGTACCAGACAACTGCATCGTCTAGGTCAAACAGTTGCATGATAGTACAAAGTAAAGAATGTATGAAATAcgaaaaaacatataaatacaaatatTTGTTTGTGCAAAGAAGTACCAAGAGTTATTTTCCCGCTATCTCCATGCCATGCAATCGTCCACCCACCACACTGATATCCAATATTATCAGCATGTGTTCCTGAAACCAGTATTCTTTTTGCATTTTTTGCCAATGGAAGGAATGGTGCCTTCTGATCCTTTCCATTTTTCAGAAGCACCAAAGACTTGCGAACAGCCTCACGTGCCAGCAACCGATGTTCCTGAAAGGTCAACATATTGTACATGGTTGGTGATATCAAATTTTAGATGACTCAAACAGAAAGATAATGATAAGTTTGAGTCGGTCTGAAAGAGCATTGTACCTTACAACCAACTATGTCCAGCAGAGAGTGGTCTGAAAAAGGATGCTCAAACACTCCAGAAATAAACTTAACCCTCAGAATCCGCTCAACAGCGTCATCAATACGAGACATCGGTATCTCCCCCTTCTCCACCAAGAACACAATATCCTCCAAAAATTTCTCAAACCTGTGAGGTATCATAATCTGTAGGTTGCTCAATGTAGGAAAACAGAACAGAAAATTGAATAAAGCATTTCATATGAACACTCAATAATGATATACCATGTCCATTCCCGCATTTACTGATTGTGCAATGCAATATTGATAATCAGATCCCCGAGGCTTTTGAGGCTCACAGAGCCTGTCAATGCCCTCCCAATCCGAAATGACAAAGCCCTGAAACAGGAAATTACTTATGTCAAAATTCATAGCCAACCTAATCTCCAATCAATATTATTGAACAATGGCTATAAGCTCAGCTACCTTGAAGCCTAACTTGCCCTTCAGAACATCTGTCAGCAAATAGCGACTCGAATGCAATGGCTCCCCATTCCATTTAGAGTAGGACGCCATCACTGTAGCCACCCCTTGAGCTATACAATCAGGGTATGGTGTCATATGGATCGCCTCCAAATCTTCATACGAGCAAATGGCATTCCCCTCATTCAGCCCCTTGTCCGTGCCACCATCCCCTACGAAATGCTTAGCACAAGCAAGTACATTCTCCCTGCAAACCACATGGGCACATTTCCACAAACAGGCCGTGGGCATAAACGGAGAACACGCACTATTACCAGGACTTACCTAACCGAAGCGAGGAAGGGGTAACCATGAGGGTGGTCTGCTGGTGGCTGCCCCTGCAGGCCACTGACGATGGTGGTCAACGAGCGCACGATCTCCGGGTCCTCGCTGTAGCTTTCGTAGCATCTCCCCCACCTCGGATCCCGACAGACCTGGCATGCACCAGAGACGAGACGCACATCAAGAACATCCCGCACAGACGCCACCAATTAATCAGCACTCAGGAGGGGGTTTCACTCACGGCGACGCAGGGCGCGAAGGTCCAGTGGATGCCGGTGGCGCGGATCTCGAGCGCCGTCGCCTCGCCGATCCTACGCGCGAGCTCCGCGTCCCTGTGAGGTCAACGGTAACACGGTTGCTACGACTGACGGAACGAAATGCACGGGGGATACAGCACATTGACGCGGCCAAACCCAATCGGTTGCGGCATCACACGGAACACGCGGTCCGATCGATCGGTACCTGGTGGCGCCGAGGCCGACGTTGTGGGGGAACACGGTGGCGCCATAGACGTTGTTGTGGCCGTGCACGGCGTCGGTGCCGTAGAGGATGGGGACGCCGAGGCGTGAGGCGAGCGCGTGGCGCTGCAGGCAGTCCACCATGGCGGCCCAGTCGGCGGGCGAGGCCCGCTCGCGCGGCGTGCTCCCGCCGGCGTTGAGGACGCTGCCGGCGCCGAGCTCCGTGAGGGCGCGCGGCGACACGACGGTGCGCTCGATCTGGGCCATCTGCGCCGCCTTCTCCCGCAGCGTCATGCGGGCCAGCAGGTCCC
The nucleotide sequence above comes from Panicum virgatum strain AP13 chromosome 3K, P.virgatum_v5, whole genome shotgun sequence. Encoded proteins:
- the LOC120698506 gene encoding beta-glucosidase BoGH3B-like; the protein is MAAPLYRDASAPVEARVRDLLARMTLREKAAQMAQIERTVVSPRALTELGAGSVLNAGGSTPRERASPADWAAMVDCLQRHALASRLGVPILYGTDAVHGHNNVYGATVFPHNVGLGATRDAELARRIGEATALEIRATGIHWTFAPCVAVCRDPRWGRCYESYSEDPEIVRSLTTIVSGLQGQPPADHPHGYPFLASVRENVLACAKHFVGDGGTDKGLNEGNAICSYEDLEAIHMTPYPDCIAQGVATVMASYSKWNGEPLHSSRYLLTDVLKGKLGFKGFVISDWEGIDRLCEPQKPRGSDYQYCIAQSVNAGMDMIMIPHRFEKFLEDIVFLVEKGEIPMSRIDDAVERILRVKFISGVFEHPFSDHSLLDIVGCKEHRLLAREAVRKSLVLLKNGKDQKAPFLPLAKNAKRILVSGTHADNIGYQCGGWTIAWHGDSGKITLGTSILEAIQESLGVQTEVVYEKCPTEATIENGDFSYAVVVVGEVPYAEWTGDRTDLSIPFNGSELISHVTSKIPTLVVVISGRPLVIESHVLEKIEALVAAWLPGSEGMGITDCLFGDHDFVGTLPVTWYRSVEQLPINAGDANYDPLFPVGYGLKMFQTDDDSA